The uncultured Campylobacter sp. genomic interval GTGCTGGCTTGAATGCTAACGGGAGCGTTAGCAACGCGGGCGCATCGCTATCCGATCAAATCGTAAACGCGTCTTTAAACTATAAAGTAAACGCGCCTATAATAGACGACCTAATGAAGCAAGTAGGCATCGACCTAAACGGCGGGATACAAAATATCGCCCAGCCTCTGCGTAGCGGCGAAAAGTTAGGTAGCGCCTCTGATTTAAACGGCTCCGAGCAAAAATCTAATGCTGCAAAAGGCGGAAAATAGCTTAAATATAAGGCTCGTAAATCCCGCCCCGCCAGTGTGCGACGCAGCTACGGATTTTGAGCCTAAATTTTAAAAACTAGGCAATAATGATAAATGCGGATAAATTTAAATCGCCGACGGTTTAAATTTATCTTGCCTTGGCGTTTGATTCAAGCTGGCTTAACGGGCTTGATATGTGGTTTGATTTGGGCAAAAATTAAAACTATAAGCATGAAATTTGCACGTCTCGTTAGGCGTTTTTGAAATTATCCAAAAGCGGCCAAACGGGGCAAAAACCGCTCGGTAAACGGACGCGGTCAAAATTTGGCTCCATGGTTTTATCGCTAGAGGCTCGCGACAGATTTTTCCAAATAGCTCAAACTGTAAAGACTTACTTAAAATATAAAACTAAAATTTAGCATTAAATTTTATCCTTACGGCGTTTTTACACTCGGTTTTCTAAAATAGCCAAAATAGCGTTTGGGGCAAATTCGGTAAAAATCCTCGTCTATAAATTTACGGCAATCTCTTAAGCAACCAAGCGCTTCTAAATAGTAAATAATCAAAAATCAAAA includes:
- a CDS encoding flotillin domain-containing protein → AGLNANGSVSNAGASLSDQIVNASLNYKVNAPIIDDLMKQVGIDLNGGIQNIAQPLRSGEKLGSASDLNGSEQKSNAAKGGK